The uncultured Desulfuromonas sp. genome has a segment encoding these proteins:
- a CDS encoding MBL fold metallo-hydrolase — MPEISLKRIVKYMLTSLLVLVVGCVVAACIVVNQPKFGDAPRGDRLAAIENSPHYADGAFKNLIDTPKFTQEVSTLSILWNDLRHPPLRRVPEQALPTVKTDLTALDPAQDQVIWLGHSSFFIQLGGKTLLLDPVFSTSAAPLSSFNKAFAGTSLYTAADMPPIDILLISHDHWDHLDYPTITALKNKVGQVVCPLGVGAYFEKWGYADNKIYEKDWNQQHAEDSLTIHIVPARHYSGRLLRQNQTLWAGFVLETATKRLFFSGDSGYGPHFAEIGQRFGGFDFAAVDCGQYDPRWANIHMTPEEAVKAVNDLKADTFLPCHIGRFSIARHAWDEPFFRVAAASAGQTFRLATPLIGEPLALSDTTQHFSPRWDTLSMSNQ, encoded by the coding sequence ATGCCTGAAATTTCTCTGAAAAGGATCGTCAAATACATGCTCACCAGTCTGCTTGTACTGGTCGTCGGTTGTGTTGTTGCCGCCTGCATTGTGGTCAACCAGCCCAAATTCGGCGACGCCCCGCGGGGTGACCGTCTGGCGGCCATCGAGAATTCACCGCATTACGCCGACGGCGCCTTTAAAAACCTCATCGACACCCCCAAGTTCACCCAGGAGGTCAGCACGCTGTCGATCCTGTGGAACGATCTGCGCCATCCGCCGCTCCGGCGGGTGCCGGAGCAGGCTCTGCCCACGGTGAAAACCGATCTGACGGCGCTTGACCCGGCCCAGGATCAGGTGATCTGGCTCGGCCACTCGTCGTTCTTCATTCAGCTTGGCGGCAAGACCCTCCTCCTTGATCCGGTGTTCAGTACGTCCGCCGCGCCGCTGTCCTCCTTCAACAAGGCGTTTGCCGGAACCAGCCTTTATACCGCCGCCGACATGCCGCCCATCGACATCCTGCTCATCTCCCACGACCACTGGGATCATCTCGATTATCCGACCATAACGGCGTTAAAAAACAAGGTGGGCCAGGTGGTGTGCCCGCTGGGCGTCGGCGCTTATTTTGAGAAATGGGGCTATGCGGACAACAAAATTTATGAAAAGGACTGGAATCAGCAGCATGCCGAGGACAGCCTGACCATTCATATTGTCCCGGCACGCCATTACTCCGGTCGCCTGCTGCGCCAGAACCAGACGTTGTGGGCCGGGTTTGTCCTGGAGACAGCGACAAAGCGGCTGTTTTTCAGCGGCGACAGCGGTTACGGCCCCCACTTTGCCGAGATCGGCCAACGGTTCGGCGGTTTCGATTTCGCCGCCGTGGACTGCGGGCAGTATGACCCACGCTGGGCCAACATCCACATGACGCCGGAGGAGGCGGTCAAGGCGGTTAACGATCTGAAGGCCGACACCTTCCTGCCCTGCCATATCGGCCGTTTTTCCATTGCCCGCCACGCCTGGGACGAACCGTTCTTCCGCGTTGCAGCAGCAAGCGCAGGACAAACGTTTCGTCTGGCCACGCCGCTGATCGGCGAGCCGCTGGCCTTATCCGACACCACACAGCACTTCTCCCCCAGGTGGGATACCCTATCCATGAGCAACCAATGA
- a CDS encoding class I SAM-dependent DNA methyltransferase has translation MAKKPAAAKKQKNFEQTLWDTADKLRGTVESSEYKHVVLSLIFLKFVSDKFEQRKQELIDEGKGDYVDMVDFYTMKNVFYLPEQSRWSYIQKQAKQDDIAVKIDTALHTVEKNNKSLRGALPDNYFSRLGLDVSKLAALIDSINNIDTVAQKSPLPLGEGLGEGNTAIQTEEDVVGRVYEYFLGKFAATEGKGGGEFYTPKCVVNLIAEMIEPFKGKIYDPCCGSGGMFVQSVKFVESHQGNKKDISIYGQEYTGTTYKLAKMNLAIRGIAGNLGDVPADTFFKDQHKDLNADFIMANPPFNLKEWRANDELLDDPRWQGYEVPPTGNANYGWILHMISKLSQNGVAGFVLANGSMSTNTKGEGEIRRKIIENDLVDCMIALPGQLFYTTQIPVCLWFLTKNKTEQHFTDAREPFRNRQGETLFIDARNMGTMMDRTHKELTVEDIAEIARTYHAWRGEKKDGAYEDKAGFCKAATLEEIKANDYVLTPGRYVGAAEIEDDGVPFEEKMADLTQSLYQQIAKAQKLDAVIRKNLEALGYGR, from the coding sequence ATGGCCAAAAAGCCCGCAGCAGCGAAAAAACAGAAAAACTTTGAACAAACCCTGTGGGATACGGCCGACAAGTTGCGCGGTACCGTTGAATCCTCTGAATATAAGCATGTGGTTCTCAGCCTGATTTTTCTTAAATTTGTCAGCGACAAGTTTGAGCAGCGCAAGCAGGAACTGATCGATGAGGGTAAAGGTGATTACGTTGACATGGTGGATTTTTACACCATGAAAAATGTCTTCTACCTGCCAGAACAGTCGCGCTGGTCGTATATCCAAAAGCAGGCCAAGCAGGATGATATTGCCGTCAAAATCGACACCGCCTTGCATACGGTGGAGAAAAACAACAAGTCATTGCGTGGCGCATTACCGGACAACTACTTCTCCCGTCTGGGGTTGGATGTCAGCAAGCTGGCGGCGCTGATTGACTCCATCAACAACATCGACACCGTGGCACAAAAAAGCCCTCTCCCCTTGGGAGAGGGTTTGGGTGAGGGCAACACAGCGATACAAACTGAGGAAGATGTTGTCGGGCGGGTTTACGAATACTTCCTCGGCAAATTTGCCGCCACCGAAGGTAAAGGCGGGGGCGAATTCTACACTCCCAAGTGCGTGGTCAACCTGATCGCCGAGATGATCGAACCCTTTAAGGGCAAGATCTACGACCCCTGCTGTGGCTCCGGCGGCATGTTCGTGCAGTCGGTCAAGTTTGTTGAAAGCCATCAGGGCAACAAAAAGGATATCTCCATCTACGGTCAGGAATACACCGGCACCACCTACAAGCTGGCCAAGATGAATCTGGCCATCCGCGGCATTGCCGGAAACCTGGGCGATGTGCCTGCCGATACCTTCTTCAAGGATCAACACAAAGATCTGAATGCCGACTTCATCATGGCCAACCCGCCCTTCAACCTCAAGGAGTGGCGCGCTAACGATGAACTGCTCGACGATCCGCGCTGGCAAGGCTACGAGGTGCCGCCGACGGGCAACGCCAACTACGGCTGGATTCTACACATGATCTCGAAGCTGTCGCAAAACGGTGTGGCGGGATTTGTTCTGGCCAATGGCTCCATGTCCACCAATACCAAGGGCGAAGGCGAAATCCGCCGCAAGATTATCGAAAATGATCTGGTGGATTGCATGATCGCCCTGCCCGGGCAGCTATTTTACACCACCCAGATTCCGGTGTGCCTGTGGTTTCTCACCAAAAATAAAACCGAGCAGCACTTTACTGATGCCCGCGAACCCTTTCGTAACCGTCAGGGCGAAACCCTGTTCATCGACGCCCGCAACATGGGCACTATGATGGATCGCACCCACAAGGAGCTGACTGTCGAAGACATCGCCGAGATCGCCCGCACCTACCATGCCTGGCGTGGTGAAAAGAAGGATGGGGCCTACGAGGACAAGGCTGGCTTCTGCAAGGCAGCAACGCTGGAGGAGATCAAGGCCAACGACTATGTGCTGACACCGGGGCGCTATGTTGGTGCAGCCGAGATCGAGGACGATGGTGTACCGTTTGAGGAGAAGATGGCAGATTTGACCCAGAGCCTGTATCAGCAGATAGCAAAAGCCCAAAAGCTGGATGCAGTGATTCGAAAGAATCTGGAGGCGTTGGGTTATGGGAGGTGA
- a CDS encoding restriction endonuclease subunit S — translation MGGEWLVTTLGEVVELKRGYDLPKSKREPGDIPIISSSGLSDTHASAMVKGPGVITGRYGTIGEVFYSAEDFWPLNTTLYVRDFKGNDEKFIYYFLKTINYDQFSDKAAVPGVNRNHLHMAEVFIPQSVETQKSIAHILGTLDDKIELNRQMNATLEVMAQALFKSWFVDFDPVIDNALAAGNPIPEPLQARAEVRAALGDKRKPLPEAIQKQFPSSFVFSEEIGWIPEGWAVVPVSSAIEINPKVSLKKGQIAKYADMKALPTSGYAIEEVTEKEFSGGAKFENGDVLLARITPCLENGKTGIVDFLAQGEPGFGSTEFIVLRPKGKISTAFIAAMARDENFRQHCIANMVGSSGRQRVQNICFDDFYIGSPNNGLIFENYHGTCDPMFKRMTFLKDEIVELAKLRDTLLPKLLSGELRIPDAEKQIEKVTA, via the coding sequence ATGGGAGGTGAGTGGTTAGTCACAACGCTCGGGGAAGTTGTCGAATTGAAGCGTGGATATGATCTTCCAAAAAGTAAGCGAGAACCCGGAGATATACCCATAATCTCATCGTCGGGCCTCTCTGATACCCATGCTTCGGCTATGGTGAAGGGGCCGGGTGTTATAACTGGTCGATATGGGACAATCGGTGAGGTTTTTTACAGTGCTGAAGATTTTTGGCCTCTAAATACGACGCTCTATGTCCGCGATTTCAAAGGGAATGATGAAAAGTTTATTTATTACTTTCTAAAAACCATCAATTACGATCAGTTCAGCGACAAGGCGGCGGTTCCGGGGGTTAATCGAAACCATTTGCACATGGCTGAGGTTTTTATCCCGCAGTCGGTTGAGACCCAAAAATCCATCGCACACATCCTCGGCACCCTCGACGACAAAATCGAACTTAATCGCCAAATGAATGCCACGCTGGAGGTGATGGCGCAAGCGCTGTTCAAGAGCTGGTTTGTCGATTTCGATCCGGTGATCGACAATGCCCTTGCCGCAGGCAACCCCATCCCCGAACCGCTACAAGCCAGAGCCGAGGTGCGAGCCGCCCTTGGCGACAAGCGCAAACCTCTCCCCGAAGCGATTCAAAAGCAGTTCCCGAGCAGTTTTGTCTTCAGTGAGGAGATAGGGTGGATTCCTGAAGGGTGGGCGGTTGTTCCTGTCAGTTCAGCAATAGAGATCAATCCGAAGGTATCCCTCAAGAAAGGGCAAATTGCTAAGTACGCCGACATGAAAGCCCTGCCCACTTCCGGTTACGCCATTGAAGAGGTAACCGAGAAGGAGTTTTCTGGGGGAGCAAAGTTTGAGAATGGGGACGTGCTTCTTGCTCGCATCACTCCGTGCTTGGAAAACGGCAAGACTGGGATAGTCGATTTCCTTGCTCAAGGCGAACCCGGTTTTGGCTCGACAGAGTTCATAGTGTTAAGGCCAAAAGGGAAGATTAGTACTGCCTTCATAGCTGCTATGGCAAGAGATGAGAATTTTAGGCAGCACTGTATTGCGAATATGGTTGGCTCATCGGGTAGGCAGAGAGTCCAAAACATATGCTTCGATGATTTCTACATTGGTTCACCGAATAATGGTCTGATCTTTGAGAACTATCATGGCACATGCGATCCGATGTTTAAAAGGATGACCTTTCTGAAGGATGAAATTGTTGAGTTGGCCAAGCTTCGCGACACCCTCCTCCCCAAACTTCTCTCCGGCGAACTGCGCATCCCGGATGCAGAGAAGCAGATCGAAAAGGTGACGGCATGA
- a CDS encoding RNA-binding domain-containing protein: MIDINSLDDIALLAESSVLECKLAGGRDGKGELPKDFWESYSALANTDGGVVLLGLKQKGDQFELRGIERIEKVKKDLFDIANNPRKVSVNLLTNASAQTITIDGKQLLRVDIPRAKREQRPVYLDGNPLGNTYVRRFEGDQRLLDEAVKRMLAEQTEESRDSRILKGYDLDDLCSESLRVYRQVFANREPDHPWNELDTRSFLQRIGAWRKDRETGEDGLTVAGLLMFGYHTTIQEAFPNYMLDYQERPEAKTEKRWIDRLTLDGSWSGNLYDFYRAVFRKLTADLKVPFELAEGQRVDESPVHVAIREALCNVLVHADYSDRASVLVVKRPDLFGFRNPGMMRIPLEYALDGGHADCRNRGLHQMFRYVGIGDQAGSGIPKIMTSWNKCHWRPPELTDAAEPYDQTVLTMRMVDLFPQELVEQLRRQFGADFDVLSNIEQIALVIAAVENIVNHQRLCSLGNIHPADASRILRKLIERGFLEQTGSSRGAVYHISGTRIPGPEDVFDSPNLEASSSNLRESSHNLEASSPNLPESSPNLETSSPNLKRDSFGRLISDQHALPFVDNLNLLTSEYLEDLQKIAAEPRSKKKIPRAVMREVLQKLLQGQFVTISCLAELLNRESKTLREQYLSEMVDAREVEIAFPRTPNDPRQAYTKGKS, encoded by the coding sequence ATGATCGATATCAATTCTCTCGATGACATTGCCCTACTGGCTGAATCTTCTGTCCTGGAATGTAAGCTCGCAGGTGGGCGGGACGGCAAAGGGGAGCTGCCGAAGGACTTTTGGGAAAGTTACTCAGCGCTGGCCAATACCGATGGCGGCGTGGTTTTGCTCGGGCTCAAGCAGAAGGGGGATCAGTTTGAGCTGCGTGGCATTGAGCGAATCGAGAAGGTCAAAAAGGATCTGTTCGATATTGCCAACAACCCCCGAAAGGTCAGCGTCAATCTGTTGACCAATGCTTCCGCCCAAACCATTACCATCGACGGCAAGCAACTGTTACGGGTTGATATCCCCCGTGCCAAAAGAGAACAGCGCCCGGTGTACCTGGACGGCAATCCCTTGGGTAATACCTATGTTCGCCGCTTCGAGGGAGATCAGCGGTTGCTTGATGAAGCCGTCAAGCGAATGCTGGCGGAACAGACCGAAGAGAGCCGGGATTCGCGCATTCTCAAGGGTTATGATCTGGATGATCTGTGTTCGGAGAGCCTGCGTGTTTATCGACAAGTGTTTGCGAATCGAGAACCGGATCACCCCTGGAACGAGCTCGATACGCGTTCTTTTCTGCAACGAATCGGTGCCTGGCGCAAGGACCGCGAAACCGGTGAGGACGGTTTGACCGTTGCCGGTCTGCTGATGTTCGGTTATCACACGACGATTCAGGAAGCCTTTCCCAACTACATGCTCGACTACCAGGAGCGCCCGGAAGCGAAGACCGAAAAGCGCTGGATCGACCGATTGACTCTGGATGGTTCCTGGTCGGGAAATCTCTACGATTTTTATCGTGCAGTATTCCGCAAGCTGACCGCCGATTTGAAAGTTCCCTTTGAACTGGCCGAAGGGCAGCGCGTGGACGAGTCACCTGTGCATGTCGCCATTCGCGAAGCTCTCTGCAATGTGCTGGTGCATGCTGACTATTCGGACCGAGCCTCGGTTTTGGTGGTCAAACGCCCGGACCTGTTCGGCTTCCGTAATCCGGGGATGATGCGTATTCCTCTGGAGTACGCCCTGGACGGCGGGCACGCCGATTGTCGTAACCGGGGTCTGCATCAGATGTTCCGCTATGTCGGCATCGGCGATCAGGCTGGTTCTGGAATTCCGAAGATCATGACCAGTTGGAACAAGTGTCACTGGCGTCCGCCGGAGTTGACCGATGCTGCCGAACCATACGACCAAACCGTATTGACGATGCGCATGGTCGATCTTTTTCCACAGGAGCTGGTCGAGCAATTACGCCGGCAGTTTGGGGCCGATTTTGATGTTCTCAGCAATATTGAGCAGATTGCATTGGTTATTGCTGCGGTAGAAAACATCGTCAATCACCAGCGTCTCTGCTCGCTCGGAAATATCCATCCCGCGGATGCAAGCCGGATTCTTCGAAAATTGATTGAGCGTGGTTTCCTTGAGCAGACGGGCAGCAGCCGTGGTGCGGTTTACCATATTTCCGGCACGCGAATTCCCGGGCCAGAGGATGTGTTCGACTCCCCGAATTTGGAAGCGAGCTCCAGTAATTTGAGGGAGAGCTCCCACAATTTGGAAGCGAGCTCCCCGAATTTACCTGAGAGCTCCCCGAATTTGGAAACAAGCTCCCCGAATTTGAAACGAGACAGTTTCGGACGACTTATCTCCGACCAACATGCTCTTCCGTTTGTGGACAACCTGAATCTGCTGACTTCTGAATACCTTGAAGATTTGCAGAAGATAGCGGCGGAACCCAGATCCAAGAAAAAAATACCGCGTGCCGTTATGCGGGAGGTTCTGCAGAAACTGCTGCAGGGGCAATTTGTTACCATCAGTTGCCTTGCGGAACTGCTCAACAGGGAGTCGAAAACCTTACGTGAACAATATTTGAGTGAAATGGTGGATGCGCGGGAGGTGGAGATAGCCTTTCCCCGGACGCCTAATGATCCGCGCCAGGCCTATACCAAGGGCAAATCATGA
- a CDS encoding Bcr/CflA family multidrug efflux MFS transporter: protein MSHTSPQPRWHVLLVLSLLMGFASISTDLYLPAIPAMATSLGADAGMMEFTISGYLIGFSLGQLVWGPVSDAHGRRPAIAIGLVMFMIGSAGCALSNSAMTIIGWRVVQALGACASVALSRAMVRDLYQGNHAAQMLSTLITIMAIAPLIGPLVGGQIVALAGWRAIFWVLVLVGLLTLMALFTIPETLPKERRNREHFFYAMGRYWHLLQHKQLLGYLGVGGFYYAGMFAYVAGTPFVYISYYQVPPQSYGWLFALGIVGIMISNQINSRLVRKIGYDRLLLFGTLIATLFSLLTAVACQTGWGGLWGLVVPLVLFVSATGLIVANAITGALADFPERSGAISALTGAFQYGSGILGSGLVGFFANETPQPMGWVIGLSGIGCLVSLVLVSPRPVCSALKRSREKRP, encoded by the coding sequence ATGAGCCACACCTCTCCACAACCACGCTGGCACGTCCTTCTCGTTTTAAGCCTGCTGATGGGCTTTGCCTCGATCTCCACAGACCTCTATCTGCCGGCCATTCCGGCCATGGCCACATCTCTTGGTGCCGATGCCGGGATGATGGAATTCACCATCTCCGGTTACCTGATCGGTTTCAGTCTCGGCCAGTTGGTGTGGGGCCCGGTCAGTGACGCTCACGGTCGACGGCCGGCGATTGCCATCGGCCTGGTCATGTTCATGATCGGTTCAGCAGGGTGTGCCTTGTCGAACAGCGCCATGACCATCATCGGCTGGCGGGTGGTTCAGGCCCTCGGGGCCTGCGCCAGCGTCGCTCTGTCCCGCGCCATGGTACGTGACCTGTATCAGGGCAACCATGCCGCGCAGATGCTATCCACCCTGATCACCATCATGGCCATTGCCCCCCTGATCGGTCCGCTGGTCGGTGGACAAATTGTCGCTTTGGCTGGATGGCGAGCCATCTTCTGGGTTCTGGTGCTGGTCGGCCTGCTCACGTTGATGGCCTTGTTCACCATTCCGGAAACCCTCCCCAAAGAGCGGCGCAACCGGGAGCACTTTTTCTATGCCATGGGTCGTTATTGGCACTTGTTGCAACATAAACAGTTACTCGGCTACCTGGGTGTCGGCGGCTTTTATTACGCCGGCATGTTCGCCTATGTGGCCGGCACACCGTTTGTCTATATCAGTTATTACCAGGTTCCACCGCAGTCCTACGGCTGGTTGTTCGCCCTGGGGATCGTCGGTATCATGATCTCCAATCAGATCAACTCCCGCCTGGTCCGAAAGATCGGCTACGACCGCCTGTTGCTGTTCGGCACGCTTATCGCTACCTTGTTCTCCCTGCTCACTGCCGTCGCCTGCCAAACCGGCTGGGGAGGATTATGGGGTCTGGTGGTCCCGCTGGTGCTGTTCGTCTCTGCAACCGGGCTGATCGTGGCCAATGCTATCACCGGCGCATTGGCGGACTTTCCAGAACGCTCAGGGGCCATCTCAGCGTTGACCGGGGCATTTCAATACGGCAGCGGCATTCTCGGTTCAGGACTTGTTGGGTTTTTCGCCAATGAAACTCCCCAACCCATGGGTTGGGTGATCGGCTTAAGCGGAATCGGCTGTTTGGTTTCCTTGGTGCTGGTATCACCACGACCTGTGTGCTCTGCACTGAAACGTTCACGTGAAAAACGGCCTTAA
- a CDS encoding HsdR family type I site-specific deoxyribonuclease: protein MKFTEEKLEQAIITLLEEQGYPYCPGSALERHPGEVLIKEDLRSFLAKCYAADLITPDEINAVIRRLETLPATDLYETNKTIHKLVADGFLLKREDRSRKDLYIQLIDYTGLEALRAPDPDTLETVVAEDLNNYHLATDTNLYRMVNQLDIEGNEKRIPDGILYINGLPLVVFEFKSAIREEATIYQAYEQLTIRYARDIPELMKYNALCVLSDGVNTRMGSLFADYDYFYTWRKITGNETIEQDGINALHTMIEGLFNPQRLRQTIRHFIFFPDTSKHQLKVVCRYPQFYAALKLYDNIKKHRKPDGDGKGGTYFGATGCGKSYTMLFLTRLLMKSVAFESPTIVLITDRTDLDDQLSAQFTSAKDYIGDQTVISVESRAELRNLLKGRNSGGVFLTTIHKFTEDTELLTERDNVICISDEAHRSQVNLDQKVRVTEKGVQRSYGFAKYLHDSLPNATYVGFTGTPIDATLDVFGEVVDSYTMTESVKDEITVRIVYEGRAAKVVLDNQKLEEIEAYYNQCAEDGASDYQIEDSKKATASMTAILGDPDRIKALAKDFVTHYETRLTEGATIKGKAMFVSSSRSIAYALWKEIIALRPQWNEKALSQREVEQRNEIKPMERIKMIMTRGKDDPKELYDLLGTKDDRKELDRQFKSETSNFKIAIVVDMWLTGFDVPELDTIYIDKPIQRHNLIQAISRVNRKYAGKNKGLVVDYIGIKKQMNLALAHYNKADRQNIGEISQSIIVVRDHLELLGRLFHKFDTAPYFTGSPVEQLNCLNLAAEFAQITEQQEKRFMLLVKRLKTAYDICCGSEELRQKERDQVHFYLAIRSIIFKLTKGNAPDTMQMNAKVQEMLQEALKADGVEEIFKMGEDSANAIDIFDDDYLAKIEKIKLPNTKIKLLQQQLAKAISDFKKINKAMGTDFSKKFKALVDAYNERKEDDVLVSNVLEDFSDEIIDLIHALKKERESFKDLDIDLEEKAFYDILKSLAIKYDFTYPENKLLALAKAVKLVVDDKVKYTDWNQREDIKAELKVGLILVLADHGYPPVDRDEVYKEIFEQAENFKKYQLN, encoded by the coding sequence ATGAAATTCACCGAGGAAAAACTGGAACAGGCGATCATCACCTTGCTGGAGGAGCAGGGCTATCCCTACTGCCCCGGCTCTGCTCTGGAACGCCATCCCGGCGAGGTGCTGATCAAAGAGGATCTGCGCAGTTTTCTCGCCAAGTGTTACGCCGCCGACCTGATTACCCCGGATGAAATCAACGCGGTCATCCGCCGCCTGGAAACCCTGCCTGCCACCGACCTCTACGAAACCAACAAGACCATTCATAAACTCGTCGCTGACGGTTTTCTGCTCAAGCGTGAAGACCGCAGCCGAAAAGACCTCTACATCCAGTTGATCGATTATACCGGTCTGGAAGCGCTACGCGCACCTGATCCGGACACGCTGGAAACCGTGGTGGCAGAAGATCTTAACAACTACCATTTGGCCACAGATACCAATCTGTACCGCATGGTCAATCAGCTGGATATCGAAGGCAACGAGAAACGCATCCCCGACGGCATCCTCTATATCAACGGCTTACCGCTGGTGGTGTTTGAGTTCAAAAGTGCCATCCGTGAAGAGGCGACCATTTACCAGGCTTATGAGCAGCTCACCATCCGCTATGCGCGGGACATTCCGGAACTGATGAAGTACAACGCCCTGTGTGTCCTCTCCGACGGGGTCAACACCCGCATGGGCTCGTTGTTCGCGGATTACGATTACTTCTACACCTGGCGCAAAATCACCGGCAATGAAACCATTGAACAAGACGGCATCAATGCCTTGCACACCATGATTGAGGGGCTGTTTAACCCACAACGCCTGCGCCAGACGATTCGCCACTTCATCTTTTTTCCTGACACCTCCAAACACCAGCTCAAAGTCGTGTGCCGTTACCCTCAGTTTTATGCGGCCCTTAAGCTCTATGACAATATCAAGAAACATCGCAAGCCGGATGGCGATGGTAAAGGCGGCACCTACTTTGGCGCGACGGGTTGCGGCAAAAGCTACACCATGCTGTTTCTCACCCGCCTGCTGATGAAAAGCGTGGCGTTTGAAAGCCCGACCATTGTCCTGATTACCGACCGCACCGACCTGGATGACCAGCTTTCCGCCCAGTTTACCAGCGCCAAGGACTACATCGGTGATCAAACCGTCATCAGTGTGGAGAGCCGCGCTGAACTACGGAATTTGCTGAAGGGGCGCAACAGTGGCGGCGTGTTTCTGACCACCATCCACAAATTCACCGAAGATACCGAGCTGCTCACAGAGCGGGACAATGTCATCTGTATCTCCGATGAAGCGCACCGCAGCCAGGTCAATCTCGATCAAAAGGTTCGGGTCACGGAAAAAGGGGTTCAGCGCAGCTACGGCTTTGCCAAGTACCTGCACGACTCACTGCCCAACGCCACCTATGTCGGTTTCACCGGCACACCAATAGACGCCACCCTCGATGTCTTCGGCGAGGTGGTGGACAGCTACACCATGACTGAATCGGTGAAGGACGAGATTACCGTACGCATCGTCTATGAAGGCCGCGCCGCCAAAGTGGTTCTCGATAATCAGAAACTTGAAGAGATTGAAGCCTATTACAATCAATGTGCTGAAGATGGGGCCAGCGATTATCAGATCGAAGATAGCAAGAAAGCGACCGCCAGCATGACCGCCATTCTGGGTGACCCTGATCGCATTAAGGCCCTGGCCAAGGATTTTGTCACACATTACGAAACACGCCTGACAGAGGGTGCCACCATCAAGGGCAAGGCGATGTTTGTGTCCAGCAGTCGGTCCATCGCCTATGCCTTATGGAAAGAGATCATTGCTCTGCGCCCGCAGTGGAATGAAAAAGCCCTCTCCCAGAGGGAGGTGGAGCAAAGAAACGAGATCAAACCCATGGAGCGGATCAAAATGATCATGACCCGGGGTAAGGATGATCCGAAAGAACTGTATGATCTGCTCGGCACCAAGGACGACCGCAAGGAACTCGACCGCCAGTTTAAAAGTGAAACGTCCAATTTCAAGATTGCCATTGTTGTGGATATGTGGCTGACCGGCTTTGACGTACCGGAGTTGGATACCATCTACATCGACAAACCGATTCAGCGCCACAACCTGATCCAGGCCATCTCCCGGGTTAATCGCAAATATGCCGGGAAAAACAAAGGTCTGGTTGTGGACTACATCGGCATCAAAAAGCAGATGAACCTGGCCCTGGCTCACTACAATAAGGCTGACCGGCAAAACATCGGAGAGATCAGCCAATCCATCATTGTGGTGCGCGACCACCTCGAACTACTGGGCAGGCTATTCCACAAATTCGATACCGCACCTTATTTTACGGGTTCCCCCGTGGAGCAACTCAACTGCCTGAACCTGGCCGCGGAATTCGCCCAGATTACGGAACAGCAGGAAAAACGCTTTATGCTGTTGGTCAAACGCCTGAAGACCGCTTACGACATCTGCTGCGGTAGTGAAGAGCTAAGACAGAAAGAACGGGACCAGGTTCACTTTTATCTGGCCATCCGTTCCATCATCTTCAAGCTGACAAAGGGCAATGCCCCGGACACAATGCAGATGAACGCCAAGGTACAAGAGATGCTTCAGGAGGCGCTCAAGGCCGATGGCGTCGAAGAGATTTTCAAGATGGGGGAAGATTCCGCCAATGCCATCGATATCTTCGATGATGATTACCTGGCTAAGATCGAAAAGATCAAGCTGCCTAACACCAAGATCAAACTGCTTCAGCAACAGCTGGCCAAGGCTATCAGCGACTTCAAGAAGATCAACAAAGCCATGGGAACCGACTTTTCCAAAAAGTTTAAAGCACTCGTGGACGCCTATAACGAACGCAAAGAAGATGATGTGCTGGTGAGTAACGTGTTGGAGGATTTCTCCGACGAAATTATCGACCTGATCCATGCCCTGAAAAAAGAGCGTGAATCGTTCAAGGATCTGGATATTGATCTGGAGGAAAAGGCTTTCTACGATATCCTCAAGAGCCTTGCCATCAAGTACGACTTTACCTACCCCGAGAACAAACTGCTAGCGCTGGCCAAGGCAGTCAAGCTTGTCGTTGACGACAAGGTGAAATACACCGACTGGAATCAGCGTGAAGATATCAAGGCGGAGCTAAAGGTGGGATTGATTCTGGTGCTGGCCGATCATGGTTATCCGCCGGTGGATCGGGATGAGGTGTACAAGGAGATCTTTGAGCAGGCGGAGAATTTTAAGAAGTATCAATTGAATTGA